One part of the Humulus lupulus chromosome 9, drHumLupu1.1, whole genome shotgun sequence genome encodes these proteins:
- the LOC133800552 gene encoding putative wall-associated receptor kinase-like 16: MSICDRNEDVIYESCTGVGCCQISSLTPRLNNFTISIKSYDNHTKVWNFNPCSYAVLAEESQFKFSNTSFRDFKSKESFPLVLDWAIGDLPCEEAQKKGTLVCNLTSSECFNPSLSSGSGSGYLCRCLQGFQGNPYHPKGCQDIDECKDPNQCTNGICINLPGSFNCSCLKGYEPVNKTTCAKANARNGHRTALCLYIPLGVGLGLLTLMAMILMMYWGMSKRKLTKLKEKFFEKNGGLMLQQRLLMSTEKGPGDQTTTKIFTQEELERATNNYHASRIIGEGGCGIVYKGILENNKFAAIKKSKLGAHDQVIMQTDRTEQFINEVILLMQINHRNVVRLLGCCLETEVPTLVYEFISNGTRFQHLHNKGIEEPSSSSSLSWELRLKIATETAGALAYLHYETTTPIFHRDVKTMNILLDENNTAKVSDFGASRLIPQGDQEQISTLVQGTVGYLDPEYLQSNQLTGKSDVYSFGVVLGELLTGKKAFWFDKSNDVSHILSMFLLSSNEDDQLHNLIDDEIILNHGNMDIVKGVAKLAKRCLKLKGEERPTMKEVAMELEGLRAAMSKQHPWGEVDSSIEEKEYLLSEHPTLIDEPYSTTFDLECGSTSGSATYYSSIQNQILPNDDGR, from the exons ATGTCCATATGTGATCGAAATGAAGATGTTATTTACGAGTCTTGTACGGGCGTTGGCTGTTGCCAGATTTCGTCGTTAACTCCCAGACTAAACAATTTCACTATTTCGATCAAGAGCTATGACAATCATACAAAGGTGTGGAATTTTAATCCGTGTAGCTATGCTGTTCTTGCAGAAGAATCCCAATTTAAATTCTCCAACACCAGTTTCAGAGATTTTAAAAGCAAGGAGAGCTTCCCTTTGGTTCTTGATTGGGCTATTGGTGATTTGCCCTGTGAAGAAGCTCAAAAGAAGGGGACACTTGTATGCAATTTGACAAGCAGTGAGTGTTTCAATCCTAGCCTCAGTTCTGGTTCTGGGTCTGGGTACCTCTGCCGATGCTTGCAAGGTTTCCAAGGGAATCCCTACCACCCAAAGGGTTGTCAAG ATATTGACGAGTGCAAGGATCCAAATCAGTGCACCAATGGAATTTGCATTAATCTACCTGGGAGCTTTAATTGTTCGTGTctaaagggatatgaacctgtAAATAAAACAACTTGTGCTAAGGCCAACGCAAGAAATGGACATCGGACAGCCCTCTGCCTCTATATTCCTTTAG GCGTAGGCCTAGGACTCTTAACTTTAATGGCAATGAT TCTAATGATGTATTGGGGAATGAGCAAAAGAAAGTTGACCAAGCTTAAAGAGAAGTTCTTTGAAAAAAATGGTGGATTGATGTTACAACAAAGGCTACTGATGAGTACCGAAAAAGGGCCTGGTGATCAGACTACAACAAAGATTTTTACACAAGAAGAGTTGGAAAGAGCCACAAACAATTATCATGCAAGTAGAATCATTGGGGAAGGAGGTTGTGGAATAGTTTACAAAGGGATATTAGAAAACAACAAGTTTGCTGCAATAAAAAAGTCTAAACTTGGGGCTCATGATCAAGTTATTATGCAAACTGACCGAACTGAACAATTCATCAATGAGGTCATTTTGCTCATGCAAATCAACCATAGAAATGTGGTAAGGCTTTTAGGTTGTTGTTTGGAGACAGAAGTTCCTACGTTAGTTTATGAGTTCATTTCAAATGGAACTCGTTTTCAACATCTCCATAACAAAGGCATAGAAGAACCCTCCTCTTCATCATCACTCTCGTGGGAATTGAGATTAAAAATAGCAACTGAAACTGCCGGAGCTTTGGCATACTTGCATTATGAAACTACTACGCCAATTTTTCATAGAGATGTGAAGACTATGAATATACTTTTAGATGAAAACAACACAGCAAAAGTGTCAGATTTTGGAGCTTCTAGATTAATTCCACAAGGTGATCAAGAACAGATATCAACTTTGGTGCAGGGCACGGTTGGGTACTTGGACCCTGAATACTTGCAGTCAAACCAGTTAACTGGAAAGAGTGATGTGTATAGCTTTGGGGTAGTGTTAGGGGAGTTACTAACAGGAAAGAAAGCTTTTTGGTTTGACAAGTCTAATGATGTTAGCCATATCCTATCCATGTTCCTTCTCTCTTCGAACGAAGATGATCAGCTGCATAATCTCATTGATGATGAAATAATTCTCAACCATGGAAACATGGACATAGTTAAGGGTGTTGCAAAGCTAGCAAAGAGGTGCTTGAAGTTAAAAGGAGAGGAGAGACCTACCATGAAAGAAGTTGCTATGGAACTAGAGGGCCTACGAGCAGCCATGTCAAAGCAGCATCCCTGGGGAGAAGTTGATTCTTCCATAGAAGAAAAGGAATACTTGCTCTCAGAACACCCTACTTTAATCGATGAACCTTATAGTACTACTTTTGATCTTGAATGTGGTTCGACCAGTGGATCAGCTACCTATTATAGTAGTATACAAAACCAAATTCTTCCAAATGATGACGGGAGATAG